The Oncorhynchus nerka isolate Pitt River linkage group LG13, Oner_Uvic_2.0, whole genome shotgun sequence sequence TATCCTTACCATCTAATGTCTGTATGTCAGGGACACATGGCCAGTATTAAACTTAGGGAGTCACTatctgtgtcactgtgtgtgtctgtcatatCCACAGTCTAACTGCCTGGTCCTGGTTATGTGTTGCGTATCTGGCCATCTATCATtggcttgtgtgtgtatgtgtctcccAGAGCAGAACGTGGAGATGACAGCTCCAGTGACGTGTCTGGTGGACCCTGGTGCTGGCCCGGCCTGTGAGACCACCTTCACAGTGTCCTTCTATATCCCAGAGGAGCACCAGGCCGCCCCGCCCCTGCCCAGCGACCCAGAAGTTTTCCTGGAGAACAGAAAGGAGTTCACTGTGTTTGTCAGGTAATGGACCAATACAGGTTTCGCTCACCTGCTGACGTTTGAAATGTGAGGCAGTATAGGGCCAGCAGTTAGTGTTCATGGACACATCTGTGAGTAGTAGACCATAGACCACGGCACCAGTATCCTTTCTTTCCTTCCCTCATAAAATATATCCTTCGTCATGCTCCCTGTCTTTCCATGCAGGACGTATGGGGGTTTCACCAACATGCAGAAGAGTCGTGAGGAGCTTCTGAATCTGCTAGAGAGCCTCCAGAGGGACGGGGCACGCTACAAGGACATGCCCTACTACGTCTGTGGCTATGACAGCCCCTTCAAACTAGTCAACCGCAGAAATGAGGTCTGGATCCTCCAGAAGACAGAGCCATAGTAACGGTTCAAAGGGGGTCCCTACCTTTCTCCTCGAAGTATGCACTTGAACACTCATTTATTTAGAAGTATTGGATTGGTGTAGGCATGGACAACCAGATACACtttatatcagtggaggctgctgagaggaggatggctcataataatgggttgatcagagcaaatggaatggcatcaaacacatggaaaccatgatGTGTTTGACGTATTTGCaactattccgctccagccactaccatgagcccatcctctccaattaaggtgccaGCAACCTCCTgtgctatatatacaaaagtatgtggacaccccttcaaatgagtggattcagctatttcagcgacacccgttgctgacaggtgtataaaatcgagcacacagccatgcaatctacatagacaaacattggcagtagaatggccttactgaagagctcagttgactttcaatgtggcaccgtcataggatgccacctttccaagtcagttagtcaaatgtcttccctgctagagctgccccagtcaactgtaaatgctgttattgtgaagtgaaaacgtctaggagcaacatggctcagctgcgaagtggtgggcaacaagctcacagaacaggacccccgagtgctgaagcgcgtaaaaatcatctgtcctcggttgcaagaCTCACTTACAAACTACCTCTGCaagtaacgtcagcacaagaactgtttgtcgggagctttatgaaatgggtgtctgtggctgagcagccgcacacaagcctaagatcaccatgcgcaataccaagtgtcggttggagtggtgtaaagctcaccgccattggactggagcagtggaaacgtgttctctggagtaatgaatcacgcttcaccatctgatcCAACGGAataatctgggtttggaggatgccaggagaacgctacctgcccgaatgcatagtcctaactgtaaagtttggtggaggagaataatggtctggggctgtgtttcatggtttgggctgagCCCCTTAGTTCCATTGAAGGGATGACGGGAAATCATAACAAATAACAGctacattctagactattctgtgcttcctactttgtggcaacagttttgggaaggcccattcctgtttcagcaacaaaatgaggtccatacagatggtttgttgagatcgatgtggaagaacttgactggcctgcacaaagccctgacctaaactccatcgaacacctttggaatgaactGGAATACCctctgcgagccaggcctaatctcccaacatcagtgcccgacctcacaaatgctcttgtggctgaatggaagtccccgcagcaatattccaacgtcaagtggaaatccttcccagaagagtggaggctgatacAACAGCAAGGGGGGAGCAGCTCTACtaatgcccataattttggaatgTGATgattgacgagcaggtgtccacatacttttggtcatgtagtgtagctatCTTAAAACAGTCTAATTTTCATTCCGTGAGGGGGAGTCAACGGGTGCACACGTTGGGGAGGAAGGTAAGGAACTGAACAGAATAGCACCCATTCCCACTATGATTAGAAAAAGATATGCAGCTTTTTGAAGCATAATCACAAGTGCCTAAGCAATGTCTGTGACCTTTTGTAATAAtgatagtacagtaataacctttCCGTTGATACTTAAAGAAACTAAGAGACAGATGTCAAGGAGCTTTTTAGATGCTCTTAATATTCAGGTCACTGAAGGGACTGATGAAATACTGTAGCTGCTATTTGAGACTCCTTTCTACTACATTGTATACTACAAGGGACTTCAAAAATAATTGAACTCCATTCCGTTAGATGCTGGCATGACAAGCACCTATATAAGCTAACATTAGCACATCTTCAGAAAATTAAATGTACAGGGAAGACCTTTGAACTTTGACACTGAATTCCTGACTCACTTAACTTTTGTTTTAAGCTTCTCAACTTTTGTGCTCTTTTACTTTGTACTTTTCATTGTAGACGCCTTGCATATTCAAACTGCTAATTAATGGTGGCAACTATGTACATTTTACAGAGGACTTGGCAGTGTGGCTTAGCTCTGAGGGCTGCGTTGTATGACTAGACATGCTTATGGACTATTGCTGAACTATAGATTACTGTGAGAAAGTCTCAATGATGATGTGAAAATGTAATGTGTGTCTGCATCTTGtcgcccccccccaaaaaaaaatgacACATTTGTTGGGATATTATGATACAAACTGATATTAGGTTCTGAAAGGGACAGAAGCTGGATCAATGGAAAAATGTATTATACACTGTGtagtaaacattaggaacacatgctCTTTCCTTGACAGACtgatcaaactttatttgtcacatgcgccgaatacggcaagtatagactttaccgtgaaatgcttacttacaagcccttaactcttcttgaaattcactgttggttaagaaaatattgaccaagtagactaaaataaaaagtaacacaataagaataacgtggctatatacagggggcaccggtaccgactcagtgtgcgggggtacacgTTA is a genomic window containing:
- the hebp2 gene encoding heme-binding protein 2 encodes the protein MLKTIGQAIFSTTLQNPKFTPNEENKAPDYEVRTYQTTNWISTTLTGMEQQAAISTGFRRLFSYIQGNNHNKQNVEMTAPVTCLVDPGAGPACETTFTVSFYIPEEHQAAPPLPSDPEVFLENRKEFTVFVRTYGGFTNMQKSREELLNLLESLQRDGARYKDMPYYVCGYDSPFKLVNRRNEVWILQKTEP